One segment of Pandoraea pnomenusa DNA contains the following:
- the rsmI gene encoding 16S rRNA (cytidine(1402)-2'-O)-methyltransferase — MDERLMALAEGQHYPTGTLYVVATPLGNLADITVRALHILGMVDAIACEDTRNSAQLLQRYGIDKPLIAAHQHNENEAATRLVARLREGERIAYISDAGTPGVSDPGARLVDAVRAAGLGVVPVPGASAVITLLSAAGAWVDTFTFVGFLPSKAQQRAQAISALAGSTSAHVFYEAPHRIVETVAALADGLPGERRLLIGRELTKRFEDIHECALADGVAWLKADANRQRGEFVLAVSGAAASAGGDGVDAEAERVLALLVAELPTKSAARLAAAITGAPKNALYERALALKHD; from the coding sequence ATGGATGAACGCCTGATGGCGCTGGCCGAAGGCCAGCATTACCCGACAGGCACGCTGTACGTGGTGGCCACGCCGCTGGGCAACCTGGCCGACATCACCGTGCGCGCGCTTCACATCCTCGGCATGGTCGATGCCATTGCCTGCGAAGATACGCGCAACAGCGCGCAGTTGCTCCAGCGTTACGGCATCGACAAGCCGTTGATTGCGGCCCATCAGCACAACGAGAACGAAGCGGCGACGCGTCTGGTGGCGCGCTTGCGCGAAGGCGAGCGCATTGCCTACATCTCCGATGCCGGCACGCCCGGCGTCTCCGATCCGGGCGCGCGACTGGTCGATGCGGTGCGGGCGGCGGGTCTGGGTGTGGTGCCGGTGCCGGGCGCGAGCGCGGTCATCACGCTGCTCTCGGCCGCGGGCGCGTGGGTCGATACATTCACGTTCGTGGGCTTTCTGCCGTCAAAGGCACAGCAGCGCGCGCAGGCCATCTCGGCGCTCGCGGGCTCGACTTCGGCCCATGTGTTCTACGAAGCGCCACATCGCATCGTGGAGACGGTCGCCGCGTTGGCGGACGGACTGCCGGGCGAGCGTCGCCTGCTGATCGGCCGCGAGCTCACCAAGCGCTTCGAAGACATTCACGAGTGCGCACTGGCGGACGGCGTGGCGTGGCTGAAGGCCGACGCGAACCGTCAGCGTGGCGAGTTCGTACTCGCGGTATCGGGCGCGGCCGCAAGCGCGGGCGGCGACGGCGTGGACGCTGAAGCCGAACGTGTGCTCGCCCTGCTCGTTGCCGAGCTGCCGACGAAGAGCGCCGCCAGACTTGCCGCGGCGATCACCGGCGCGCCGAAGAACGCCCTCTACGAACGCGCCCTCGCGCTGAAGCACGACTGA
- a CDS encoding ABC transporter permease codes for MSLFSMMGALEIGLIFSLVALGVLISFRILNFPDLTVDGSFALGGAAAATLIAGGMNPFAATLAAMAAGAVAGFITGWLNVRLKIMDLLASILMMIALYSINLRVMGAPNVPLITSPTVFTLLLPDSVTSWLPDYVGRPLLLFVVVAVVKFGLDYFFSSQQGLAMRSTGANPRMARAQGVNTGHEILAGMALSNALVALAGALFAQSQGGADISMGIGTIVIGLAAVIIGETILPARRLILTTLAVVVGAVLYRFFIALALNSDFIGLKAQDLNLVTALLVAVALVLPATRRKLFARKNGGA; via the coding sequence ATGTCCCTTTTTTCTATGATGGGCGCACTGGAGATCGGCCTGATCTTCAGCCTGGTGGCGCTCGGGGTGCTGATTTCCTTTCGCATCCTCAATTTCCCCGATCTGACGGTTGACGGCAGCTTCGCGCTTGGCGGCGCGGCGGCGGCGACGCTCATCGCCGGTGGCATGAACCCGTTTGCGGCCACCCTGGCGGCCATGGCGGCGGGCGCGGTGGCCGGCTTCATTACCGGGTGGTTGAACGTGCGCCTGAAGATCATGGATCTGCTCGCCAGTATCCTGATGATGATCGCGCTGTACTCCATCAATCTGCGGGTGATGGGCGCGCCGAACGTGCCGCTGATCACGTCGCCGACGGTCTTCACGCTGCTGTTGCCCGACAGTGTGACGAGTTGGCTGCCCGACTACGTAGGCCGTCCGCTGCTGCTGTTCGTCGTGGTGGCCGTGGTGAAGTTCGGTCTCGACTACTTCTTTTCGTCGCAGCAGGGCCTCGCCATGCGCTCCACCGGTGCCAATCCGCGCATGGCGCGGGCTCAGGGCGTGAACACCGGGCATGAGATTCTGGCCGGCATGGCGCTCTCGAACGCGCTGGTGGCGCTCGCCGGCGCGCTGTTTGCGCAGTCGCAGGGCGGCGCGGACATCTCGATGGGCATCGGTACCATCGTGATCGGTCTGGCGGCGGTGATCATCGGCGAGACGATCCTGCCGGCGCGCCGGCTCATTCTCACGACGCTTGCCGTGGTGGTGGGTGCGGTGCTGTACCGCTTCTTCATCGCACTGGCATTGAACAGCGATTTCATCGGTCTGAAGGCGCAGGACCTGAACTTGGTGACGGCATTGCTCGTTGCGGTGGCGCTGGTGCTGCCGGCAACGCGTCGCAAGCTGTTCGCGCGCAAGAACGGAGGTGCCTGA
- a CDS encoding BON domain-containing protein, with protein sequence MSFQRAVKPLAAAALIAATLAGCAPIILGGAATGALVATDRRSVGAQTEDREIQVKSEANIANNLPDAAHVNVTVFNRRVLLTGEVPNDASKQRAVEIVKQISNVRGIVDELALGPASSFGSRSNDAWITSKVKANLINTKEISANVFKVVTERGDVYLMGLVSEEEGRIAANVASRIDGVQKVVKLYEYVKPEEAQRLSTEAEKNPAPVQEGDAGATVTTTPIGNDTVTAKPLSSPAPISDAPVKPGPSNKTGN encoded by the coding sequence ATGAGTTTCCAACGCGCGGTCAAGCCGCTTGCCGCGGCAGCGTTGATTGCCGCAACCCTGGCCGGTTGTGCCCCCATCATTCTCGGCGGTGCGGCCACTGGCGCCCTCGTGGCGACCGACCGTCGTTCGGTCGGGGCGCAGACCGAGGACCGGGAAATCCAGGTCAAGTCCGAAGCCAATATCGCCAACAACCTGCCCGATGCCGCGCATGTGAACGTGACGGTGTTCAACCGCCGTGTGCTCCTGACCGGCGAAGTGCCGAACGACGCCAGCAAGCAGCGCGCCGTCGAGATCGTCAAGCAGATCAGCAACGTGCGCGGCATTGTCGACGAACTCGCCCTCGGACCGGCCAGCTCGTTCGGTTCGCGCTCGAATGACGCGTGGATCACCAGCAAGGTCAAGGCCAACCTGATCAACACGAAGGAAATCTCCGCCAACGTGTTCAAGGTGGTCACCGAGCGCGGCGACGTCTACCTCATGGGCCTGGTGTCCGAAGAGGAGGGCCGCATCGCCGCGAACGTGGCCAGCCGTATCGATGGCGTGCAGAAGGTCGTCAAGCTGTATGAGTACGTGAAACCGGAAGAAGCGCAGCGTCTGTCGACCGAGGCCGAGAAGAACCCGGCACCGGTGCAGGAGGGGGACGCGGGCGCCACGGTGACCACCACGCCCATCGGCAACGATACGGTGACGGCCAAACCCCTGTCCTCGCCGGCGCCGATCAGCGACGCGCCGGTCAAGCCCGGGCCGTCGAACAAGACCGGCAACTGA
- a CDS encoding septal ring lytic transglycosylase RlpA family protein, with product MLTRFAVCCALALTLTACTTPLEPTSQTAAATSATGARARAREANAPVGSSFDLHWPGRSYRNEGLTPGDPDAPERDGEARLRADAGTFFQTGMASWYGKKFHGRRTATGEAFDMNDATAAHPTLPLGSFALVRNTANDKTVVVKINDRGPYARNRIIDLSYAAAKQLGFVRAGHAKVEIRRLSRSEVAALGLDDANNDAR from the coding sequence ATGCTCACACGGTTCGCGGTCTGCTGCGCCCTCGCCCTGACGTTGACAGCCTGCACAACGCCGCTCGAACCCACCAGCCAGACGGCTGCCGCCACCTCGGCGACAGGCGCGCGCGCCCGTGCGCGCGAAGCCAACGCACCGGTCGGCTCGAGCTTCGATCTCCATTGGCCCGGCCGGTCTTACCGCAACGAGGGGCTCACTCCAGGCGACCCCGACGCACCGGAACGCGACGGCGAAGCGCGCTTGCGCGCCGATGCCGGTACGTTCTTTCAGACCGGCATGGCTTCCTGGTATGGCAAGAAGTTTCACGGCAGGCGCACCGCCACCGGCGAAGCGTTCGATATGAACGACGCGACCGCAGCACACCCGACCCTGCCGCTCGGGAGTTTTGCGCTGGTGCGAAACACCGCCAACGACAAAACCGTGGTCGTGAAGATCAACGACCGTGGCCCTTATGCGCGCAATCGAATCATCGACCTCTCGTACGCCGCCGCCAAACAGCTCGGCTTCGTGCGTGCCGGCCACGCCAAGGTGGAGATTCGCCGCCTGTCACGCAGCGAAGTCGCCGCCCTCGGTCTCGACGACGCCAACAACGACGCTCGCTGA
- a CDS encoding NAD(P)/FAD-dependent oxidoreductase — protein MRRRDFLFGMSALAACVGATPAWAAPLWPTPVRARARVVVIGGGFGGATAAKALRVLSGNTIDVTLVEPNEAFVSSPLSNLVVGGNLRVSDLTVPYDRLVTRHGVVWRRTRANGIDAAKKQVQLADGARLSYDKLIVAPGVSLRREAIAGLSDPALRDALPVGWTDARESALLHARLKAMPDGGVFAITIPEAPFRCPPAPYERACQAAAWIRQHKPRAKVLVFDANDQVLAEAEQFHDVWRTQFSGVVEYHPQFNCTEVAADGTKHLARFELGEEVRADVLNVIPPMRAGDIAVQSGLATANGRWCDVDFLTFASAAQPDIHILGDAIQIAPQMPKSGHMANQHGKVCAAAIVATLAGRAVNPEPLYSNTCYTFVSATEAMHVASVHRYDTAQRTMLPVPGTGGASPRASRDEFALGLAWAQGIWADMLA, from the coding sequence ATGCGTCGTCGCGATTTTCTCTTCGGTATGAGTGCATTGGCCGCGTGCGTCGGCGCGACGCCCGCGTGGGCCGCGCCGCTCTGGCCGACGCCGGTCAGGGCGCGCGCGCGCGTCGTCGTGATCGGCGGGGGCTTTGGCGGCGCCACGGCGGCCAAGGCGTTGCGCGTGCTCTCGGGCAATACGATCGACGTCACGCTCGTCGAACCGAATGAGGCGTTCGTCTCCTCGCCGCTTTCGAATCTCGTCGTGGGCGGCAATTTGCGCGTGAGCGACCTCACGGTGCCGTACGACAGGCTCGTCACGCGCCACGGCGTCGTATGGCGTCGCACGCGAGCCAACGGCATCGACGCCGCGAAGAAGCAGGTGCAACTCGCGGACGGCGCGCGCCTGTCGTACGACAAGCTGATCGTGGCGCCCGGTGTGTCGTTGCGCCGCGAGGCCATTGCGGGCCTGTCCGATCCGGCGCTGCGCGATGCGCTGCCGGTCGGCTGGACGGACGCGCGCGAAAGCGCGCTGCTGCACGCCCGTCTGAAGGCGATGCCCGACGGCGGCGTGTTCGCCATCACCATTCCCGAAGCGCCGTTCCGCTGCCCGCCCGCGCCGTACGAACGCGCCTGCCAGGCGGCCGCGTGGATCCGACAACACAAACCGCGCGCGAAAGTGCTCGTGTTCGACGCCAACGATCAGGTACTCGCCGAAGCCGAACAGTTTCACGACGTCTGGCGCACGCAATTTTCCGGGGTCGTCGAGTACCACCCGCAATTCAATTGCACCGAAGTGGCCGCCGACGGCACGAAGCATCTGGCGCGTTTCGAGCTGGGCGAGGAAGTCCGCGCCGATGTGCTCAACGTCATCCCGCCGATGCGCGCGGGCGACATCGCGGTGCAAAGCGGACTCGCCACGGCCAACGGACGCTGGTGCGACGTCGATTTCCTGACCTTCGCGTCGGCGGCGCAGCCCGATATCCACATCCTCGGCGACGCCATCCAGATCGCGCCGCAAATGCCGAAGTCCGGTCACATGGCGAACCAGCACGGCAAGGTGTGCGCCGCCGCCATCGTTGCCACGCTCGCCGGGCGAGCGGTCAACCCCGAGCCCCTGTACAGCAACACCTGTTACACGTTCGTTTCGGCCACCGAGGCGATGCACGTCGCCAGCGTGCACCGGTACGACACCGCGCAACGCACCATGCTGCCGGTTCCCGGCACGGGCGGCGCGTCACCACGCGCCTCGCGAGACGAGTTTGCCCTGGGACTCGCGTGGGCGCAGGGCATCTGGGCCGACATGCTGGCCTGA
- a CDS encoding phosphoheptose isomerase: MSIERIQQHFTDSVATKLAARDALADPIAAAADLMVEALSNGNKILACGNGGSAADCQHFAAELVGRFERERPELPAIALTTDSSILTAVGNDYNFDVIFSKQVRALGHEGDVLLAITTSGNSGNVLAAIEAAHQRGMHVIALTGKGGGKVSDALGELDVHICVPADRTARIQEVHLLTIHCLCDLIDSALLGDE; this comes from the coding sequence ATGTCGATCGAACGAATTCAGCAACACTTCACGGATAGCGTCGCGACCAAACTGGCAGCGCGCGATGCGCTGGCCGACCCCATCGCCGCCGCAGCGGACCTCATGGTCGAGGCGCTGTCCAACGGCAACAAGATTCTTGCGTGCGGCAACGGCGGCTCTGCGGCCGACTGCCAGCACTTCGCAGCCGAACTCGTCGGCCGCTTCGAGCGTGAGCGGCCCGAACTGCCGGCCATCGCGCTGACGACCGATTCGTCGATCCTGACCGCCGTCGGCAACGACTACAACTTCGACGTCATCTTCTCGAAGCAGGTGCGCGCGCTCGGACACGAGGGCGACGTGCTGCTCGCGATCACCACGTCGGGCAATTCCGGCAACGTGCTCGCCGCCATCGAGGCGGCGCATCAGCGCGGCATGCATGTGATTGCGCTCACCGGCAAGGGCGGCGGCAAAGTCAGCGACGCGTTGGGTGAACTCGACGTGCACATCTGCGTGCCAGCCGATCGCACCGCGCGAATTCAGGAAGTTCATCTGTTGACCATCCACTGCCTTTGCGACCTGATCGACTCGGCGCTGCTCGGCGACGAGTGA
- a CDS encoding ShlB/FhaC/HecB family hemolysin secretion/activation protein: MKSVRNRKVVQIVAVTFCTLSLLGTQQAWADASPVRGDPMQSIPKIEVPKAPAPTIRIQPPTQEDALKALLARKITPKRFGIEGVKSLPFDQVAGLFAPMAGKEVTIGDLVEKANEVTKLYQDAGYLLSFAFVPAQDFNDGFVRVTVVEGYIASTRITGKPGPSEQRLRDIAAHIEAERPLKRATFERYLNLLTLVPGMKIKADVQPPTQTDGATELSLDVSRQPVALGTSLSYNNPGIRGVFTVTSNALTPLGEQIQLTAIAPKGHNDEEFYAASYIQPLGSNGLQARLDASHYRGQPDDQALAGLTRHLDTKRIAVGVSYPILLNNQRSLTVSGGMYGVNSRDRYEVPNSPNYINSQTNVRAGQVQLAYNEVTDKQTRSATLGVFKGFNGMGASQAYTTQPAGVAQILGPYDLGFWRFTLDGKQGVVLPWDFGVIVSAGAQYSGNTLPTSEQATFGGQRFGLGYPAGEIAGDKGWGASIELNRMFRTDFRYLKTIQPYLILDTARVYVNYGQLFHNQLASVGLGVRISDSKYYSLDLSIAKPMADAPTNSPNRPLRFNANWSYQFE, encoded by the coding sequence GTGAAGTCGGTTCGCAACCGCAAAGTCGTTCAGATCGTCGCCGTCACGTTTTGCACCCTCAGCCTGCTCGGCACGCAACAGGCGTGGGCAGATGCCAGTCCGGTGCGCGGCGACCCGATGCAAAGCATTCCGAAGATCGAGGTGCCCAAGGCGCCGGCGCCCACCATTCGGATTCAGCCACCGACTCAGGAAGATGCGCTCAAGGCGCTCCTCGCCCGCAAGATCACCCCGAAGCGTTTCGGCATCGAAGGCGTGAAATCACTGCCTTTCGATCAGGTCGCGGGACTTTTTGCCCCGATGGCGGGCAAGGAAGTGACCATCGGCGATCTGGTCGAGAAGGCCAACGAAGTCACGAAGCTGTATCAGGACGCGGGGTATCTCCTGTCCTTTGCCTTCGTGCCCGCCCAGGACTTCAACGACGGTTTCGTGCGCGTGACGGTCGTCGAGGGCTACATCGCCAGCACCAGGATCACCGGCAAGCCGGGACCGTCGGAGCAGCGGCTGCGCGATATCGCCGCACACATCGAGGCGGAGCGGCCGCTCAAGCGCGCCACCTTCGAGCGCTATCTGAACCTGCTCACGCTCGTGCCCGGCATGAAGATCAAGGCCGATGTGCAGCCGCCGACGCAAACCGACGGTGCGACGGAGCTTTCGCTGGACGTTTCGCGCCAGCCGGTCGCGCTCGGCACGTCGCTCTCGTATAACAATCCGGGCATTCGCGGTGTGTTCACCGTGACGAGCAATGCCCTCACGCCGCTGGGCGAGCAGATCCAGCTAACGGCCATCGCGCCGAAGGGGCACAACGACGAAGAGTTCTACGCGGCGTCGTACATCCAGCCGCTGGGCTCGAACGGCCTTCAGGCGCGCCTCGACGCATCGCACTATCGCGGTCAGCCGGACGATCAGGCGCTCGCCGGCCTCACGCGACATCTCGACACGAAGCGCATCGCCGTGGGCGTGTCGTACCCCATCCTGCTCAACAACCAGCGCAGTCTCACGGTGAGCGGCGGCATGTACGGGGTGAATTCGCGCGACCGCTACGAAGTGCCGAACTCGCCCAACTACATCAATTCGCAGACGAACGTGCGCGCCGGGCAGGTACAGCTCGCCTACAACGAAGTCACCGACAAGCAGACCCGCAGCGCCACGCTCGGCGTGTTCAAGGGCTTCAACGGCATGGGGGCGAGTCAGGCTTACACGACGCAGCCGGCCGGGGTCGCCCAGATCCTCGGACCGTACGACCTCGGCTTCTGGCGCTTTACGCTCGATGGCAAGCAAGGGGTGGTGCTGCCGTGGGATTTCGGGGTGATCGTGTCCGCCGGGGCGCAGTACAGCGGCAATACGCTGCCGACGTCCGAACAGGCGACCTTCGGCGGCCAGCGTTTCGGCCTCGGTTACCCGGCCGGCGAAATTGCCGGAGATAAGGGCTGGGGTGCGTCGATTGAACTCAACCGGATGTTCCGCACCGACTTCCGTTATCTGAAGACGATTCAGCCGTACCTGATTCTCGACACGGCGCGCGTCTACGTGAACTACGGCCAACTGTTCCACAACCAGCTTGCCTCGGTGGGGCTGGGCGTTCGCATCTCCGACAGCAAGTACTACTCGCTCGATCTCTCGATCGCCAAGCCGATGGCGGACGCGCCCACCAACTCGCCGAATCGTCCGCTGCGCTTCAACGCGAACTGGTCATATCAGTTCGAGTAA
- a CDS encoding ABC transporter ATP-binding protein → MLSAKDLKITFNPGTPIENRALRGMSLEIPTGQFVTVIGSNGAGKSTFLNAISGDLSVDSGTISIDGNDVTRKTAWQRASQVARVFQDPMAGTCEALTIEENMALAVKRGERRGFGFALNRDLRERFREKLSLLNLGLENRLSDRIGLLSGGQRQAVSLLMASLQPSRILLLDEHTAALDPKTASFVLELTARIVQESKLTAMMVTHSMRQALDYGERTVMLHQGKVVLDVSGDERKGLDVPDLLQMFERTRGEQLDDDALLLS, encoded by the coding sequence ATGTTGAGCGCAAAAGACCTCAAGATCACTTTCAATCCGGGCACGCCGATCGAGAATCGCGCGCTGCGCGGCATGTCGCTGGAGATCCCGACGGGGCAGTTCGTGACCGTCATCGGCTCCAATGGTGCGGGCAAGTCGACGTTTCTGAACGCGATCAGCGGCGATCTCTCGGTGGATTCGGGCACGATCTCGATCGATGGCAACGACGTCACCCGAAAGACGGCATGGCAACGTGCGAGCCAGGTGGCGCGTGTATTCCAGGACCCGATGGCCGGCACTTGCGAGGCGCTGACCATCGAGGAAAACATGGCGTTGGCGGTCAAGCGCGGCGAGCGTCGGGGTTTCGGCTTTGCGCTGAACCGCGATCTGCGCGAACGCTTCCGGGAAAAACTGAGCCTGCTGAACCTCGGGCTGGAGAACCGGCTCTCGGACCGCATCGGCCTGCTCTCCGGCGGACAGCGCCAGGCGGTCAGTTTGCTGATGGCGTCGTTGCAGCCGTCGCGCATTCTACTGCTCGACGAGCATACGGCGGCCCTCGACCCGAAAACGGCGTCATTCGTGCTGGAGCTCACGGCGCGCATCGTGCAGGAGAGCAAGCTGACCGCCATGATGGTCACGCACAGCATGCGCCAGGCGCTCGATTACGGCGAGCGCACGGTGATGCTGCACCAGGGCAAGGTCGTCCTCGATGTCTCCGGGGACGAACGCAAGGGGCTGGATGTGCCTGACCTGCTGCAGATGTTCGAGCGCACGCGCGGTGAGCAACTCGATGACGACGCATTGCTTTTGAGCTGA
- a CDS encoding ArsR/SmtB family transcription factor: MEELDRVFEKVSHYFSLLSEPTRLRILHALCGGERSVNEVVTEVGSSQTNVSRHLGAMYQAGVLARRRDGNQVYYAIADTGVVEICRAVCIQVAGRIEEEALPERAVDGFMPRGS, encoded by the coding sequence ATGGAAGAACTCGATCGCGTATTCGAAAAGGTGTCGCATTACTTCAGCCTGCTCTCCGAGCCCACCCGGCTGCGGATCCTGCACGCGCTGTGTGGTGGCGAGCGCTCGGTCAACGAGGTGGTGACGGAAGTGGGTTCGTCGCAAACGAATGTGTCGCGACACCTGGGCGCGATGTACCAGGCGGGTGTGCTGGCGCGTCGACGCGACGGGAACCAGGTGTATTACGCGATCGCGGATACCGGGGTGGTCGAGATCTGTCGCGCCGTGTGCATACAGGTCGCCGGCCGAATCGAGGAGGAGGCGCTGCCGGAGCGTGCCGTCGATGGCTTCATGCCGCGCGGGAGCTGA
- a CDS encoding YraN family protein, with the protein MSNQRGESFEGRAQAMLERRGWRLLARNYHCRGGEIDLIMRDREGVLVFVEVRARSRSDFGGAAASITRTKRRRLALAARHYLLRRPAACCRFDVVTFDGCPPVARWLRDAFRADDL; encoded by the coding sequence ATGTCGAATCAGCGAGGAGAGTCGTTTGAAGGCCGTGCACAGGCGATGCTCGAGCGTCGCGGCTGGCGGCTGCTGGCGCGCAACTATCACTGCCGTGGCGGCGAAATCGACCTCATTATGCGGGATCGGGAGGGCGTGCTGGTATTTGTCGAGGTCCGCGCCCGCTCGCGCAGCGACTTCGGCGGGGCGGCGGCGAGCATCACGCGGACCAAGCGGCGTCGGCTCGCGCTTGCCGCGCGCCATTACCTGCTGCGGCGTCCGGCGGCGTGCTGCCGGTTTGACGTCGTGACCTTCGACGGGTGTCCGCCGGTGGCGCGATGGCTTCGCGACGCCTTTCGGGCGGACGACCTCTGA
- a CDS encoding c-type cytochrome, whose product MPTPAAYRRVGSTDAESPHRHRSRDPRTARMIAAALVLGAALGTALGGTAKLAHGAPTAGVRAASPVYVAPEAATSAADRPDWQARDWAMACMSCHNASAPISAGKRVLPALEGRPAAELMATLQAMRDARRGATLMPQLLKGYRDDELQRIAAYFAAQPAPSAADKSSAKASPANPARTVR is encoded by the coding sequence GTGCCCACACCCGCCGCTTACCGTCGCGTCGGTTCCACCGATGCCGAATCGCCCCACCGCCATCGTTCCCGCGATCCGCGCACGGCGCGTATGATCGCGGCGGCGCTCGTCCTGGGGGCTGCCTTAGGGACTGCCTTAGGGGGCACGGCCAAGCTCGCGCACGGCGCACCGACAGCCGGGGTACGCGCGGCGTCGCCCGTGTATGTGGCGCCGGAAGCGGCAACGTCGGCCGCCGATCGGCCGGACTGGCAGGCGCGCGATTGGGCGATGGCGTGCATGAGTTGTCATAACGCGTCGGCCCCGATCAGCGCGGGCAAGAGAGTGCTTCCCGCACTGGAAGGCCGGCCGGCGGCCGAGCTCATGGCCACCTTGCAAGCCATGCGCGACGCCCGGCGCGGCGCCACGCTGATGCCGCAGCTCCTCAAGGGCTACCGCGACGACGAGTTGCAGCGCATCGCCGCTTACTTCGCCGCCCAGCCCGCGCCGTCCGCCGCCGACAAATCGTCGGCGAAAGCGTCCCCGGCAAACCCCGCACGTACCGTGCGATAG
- a CDS encoding ABC transporter substrate-binding protein, producing MSTMGKFAKRTLLCTVAATLLGATGAAFAQTKSVAVLAIVEHPALDAIRDGARDELKAEGYEVGKNLKWEYQSAQGNVGTAAQIARKFVGDKPDAIIGIATPTAQAVAAATKTVPLVYSGVTDPVAAQLVKSWEPSGTNVTGVSDRLPLDKQVALIQRVVPNAKRVGMVYNPGEANSVVVVNELKKLLPAKGMTLVEAAAPRTVDISSAASSLAGKVDVIYTNTDNNVVSAYESLVKVANDRKIPLVASDTDSVKRGAIAALGINYYDLGRQTGKVVVRILKGEKPGAIASQTSSNLELFVNPGAAEKQGVKLSADLVKEAKEVIK from the coding sequence ATGTCGACGATGGGCAAATTCGCCAAGCGCACCCTGTTGTGCACGGTGGCCGCAACGTTGTTGGGGGCGACGGGCGCGGCATTCGCGCAAACGAAGTCGGTGGCCGTGCTGGCCATCGTGGAGCACCCGGCGCTCGACGCCATTCGTGATGGCGCACGTGACGAACTCAAGGCAGAAGGTTATGAGGTCGGCAAGAACCTGAAGTGGGAATATCAAAGCGCACAGGGCAACGTCGGTACGGCCGCCCAGATCGCGCGCAAGTTCGTGGGCGACAAGCCGGACGCGATCATCGGTATCGCCACGCCGACGGCACAGGCCGTGGCCGCCGCGACGAAGACGGTGCCGCTCGTCTACTCGGGCGTGACCGATCCTGTCGCCGCGCAACTGGTCAAGAGCTGGGAGCCGTCGGGCACCAACGTGACCGGTGTGTCGGACCGTTTGCCGCTCGACAAGCAGGTGGCCCTGATCCAGCGCGTCGTGCCGAACGCCAAGCGCGTGGGCATGGTGTACAACCCGGGTGAAGCCAACTCGGTGGTCGTCGTCAACGAGCTCAAGAAACTGCTGCCCGCCAAGGGCATGACGCTGGTCGAAGCGGCCGCGCCGCGTACGGTCGACATCAGCTCGGCGGCGAGCAGCCTGGCCGGCAAGGTCGACGTGATTTACACGAACACCGACAACAATGTGGTGTCGGCGTACGAATCGCTGGTGAAGGTGGCCAATGACCGCAAGATCCCGCTGGTCGCGTCGGACACCGACAGCGTGAAGCGCGGCGCCATTGCAGCACTGGGCATCAACTACTACGATCTCGGCCGCCAGACGGGCAAGGTCGTCGTTCGTATCCTGAAGGGCGAGAAGCCGGGCGCGATCGCCTCGCAAACGAGCTCGAATCTGGAACTGTTCGTGAATCCGGGCGCTGCCGAGAAGCAGGGTGTGAAGCTCTCGGCCGACCTGGTGAAGGAAGCGAAGGAAGTCATCAAATAA